One genomic window of Arachis hypogaea cultivar Tifrunner chromosome 8, arahy.Tifrunner.gnm2.J5K5, whole genome shotgun sequence includes the following:
- the LOC112708150 gene encoding uncharacterized protein, whose product MGTNSTEHGGSEEIMENEVKETKNFPIHKLIADSSSKSNSMVIKKRHAVIPPHIIAEAISTMGIDLRFSGPITQKEMEYVEQYVLAKYPEYGGLIQGDGNGIDLSSFIINEEPSECTQDDRGKSPIGTPRESSMYLFGSNLPEMDRAQLEPSRLLDILNKKTSFHGSFISIPEIQVTNKVLKHCGLPDDEYLVLFTPSYKDAMMLVGESYPFVKGNYYMTTLGEEEDCIREFASFKESKVILAPKAWLDLRIKGSQLSQNFRRKCKISLKGLFSFLADVNGTMHWISEAHRNSWHVLLDASALVVGKDSLRLALHRPDFVVCSLDNTHSNPSKIITCLLVRKKSFDTSSATSSQVFE is encoded by the exons ATGGGAACTAACAGCACAGAGCATGGAGGATCTGAG GAGATTATGGAAAATGAAGTCAAGGAAACTAAGAATTTTCCTATACACAAATTAATAGCAGATAGTAGTTCTAAATCAAACAGTATGGTCATAAAG AAACGCCATGCAGTGATTCCTCCTCATATCATAGCTGAGGCCATATCAACTATGGGAATTGACCTTAGATTTTCTGGTCCGATCACACAGAAAGAAATGGAGTATGTTGAGCAATATGTGCTCGCGAAGTATCCGGAATATGGAGGCCTAATTCAAGGAGATGGAAATGGAATAGACTTGTCTAGCTTCATCATCAATGAGGAGCCTTCAGAATGCACACAAGATGATCGAGGAAAGTCGCCAATAGGGACTCCTAGAGAGTCTTCTATGTATCTGTTTGGAAGCAATCTCCCTGAAATGGATCGAGCGCAGTTGGAGCCGTCGAGGCTACTAGACATTCTCAACAAGAAAACTTCATTCCATGGAAGTTTTATCTCAATCCCGGAAATCCAAGTTACAAACAAGGTTTTGAAGCATTGCGGCTTGCCGGATGATGAGTACCTTGTTCTCTTCACTCCAAGTTACAAGGATGCTATGATGTTGGTTGGAGAAAGCTACCCTTTTGTTAAGGGTAACTACTACATGACAACTCTTGGCGAAGAAGAAGATTGCATACGCGAATTCGCTTCTTTTAAGGAGTCAAAGGTGATTCTCGCGCCGAAAGCTTGGCTTGATTTGAGGATCAAGGGTTCACAGCTGAGCCAGAACTTTAGGAGGAAGTGTAAGATCAGCTTGAAAGGGTTGTTCTCTTTTCTAGCAGATGTGAATGGAACAATGCATTGGATTTCTGAGGCTCACAGGAACAGTTGGCATGTCCTGCTTGATGCATCTGCGTTGGTGGTCGGAAAGGATAGTCTCCGGCTCGCACTTCACCGGCCAGATTTCGTTGTTTGTAGCCTTGATAACACTCATTCCAACCCTTCAAAAATCATCACTTGCCTCTTGGTGAGGAAGAAATCCTTTGATACTTCCTCAGCTACTTCTTCTCAGGTATTTGAATGA
- the LOC112708151 gene encoding TITAN-like protein, with protein MTSKTTTNNNENEKKKTKKNEFEFCKVCKLNHNQGLRHKYFPNHNKSLSNFLSRFRNKLTDVRFFLKNPKFLSPQFASQNRFWCVFCDVDIVELHSSFACANGIHHLASAEHVKNLKHFFWKNGGSVDQLDAFMVSDDDVAKWEKKCEALQNEAVSGSGGCRGAVIGPSSDIHNQPNNGNIDSFENVYSHSVKSYPSSNDVLPLQYYTNENQISGLSGVHNAGVLGYATSVVPLEASCSGENSFALQDFVVDKKSHFSGNKGVLDGRMLSRESSHHGLQMLTQISSVPSENAGGNVHSGAPPPWFEATEGFQIHSIPVLGGVASNSNMSGKSKKLNPKRVGAAWAERRKIELEREKRGEVVRNEYDPTWLPNFGRVWQSGSRKESRKEFEKEKRNLFNVETQSEMPLNIQPYVSKRMRMEGGGDQANG; from the exons ATGACGTCAAAAACCACCACCAACAACAATgagaatgagaagaagaagacgaagaaaaaCGAGTTCGAATTCTGCAAAGTATGCAAGCTGAATCACAACCAAGGTCTCCGCCACAAGTACTTCCCCAACCATAACAAATCACTCTCCAATTTCCTCTCCAGGTTCCGCAATAAGCTCACCGACGTTCGATTCTTCCTCAAAAACCCTaaatttctctctcctcagtttgCTTCTCAGAACCGGTTCTGGTGCGTCTTCTGCGACGTTGATATCGTTGAGCTCCATAGTTCCTTTGCCTG TGCTAATGGAATTCATCACCTTGCGAGTGCTGAGCATGTGAAGAATTTGAAGCACTTCTTCTGGAAAAATGGTGGCTCGGTGGATCAGTTGGATGCTTTTATGGTCTCTGATGATGATGTTGCTAAG TGGGAGAAGAAGTGTGAGGCTCTGCAAAATGAAGCTGTGTCGGGGAGTGGTGGATGTCGTGGAGCTGtgattggtccttcaagtgataTCCATAATCAACCCAACAATGGAAATATTGATAGTTTTGAAAATGTTTATTCCCATTCCGTTAAATCATATCCTTCTTCAAATGATGTTTTGCCTTTACAATACTATACAAATGAGAATCAGATATCGGGACTCTCTGGAGTTCACAATGCTGGTGTTTTAGGTTACGCTACGTCTGTGGTACCTTTGGAAGCATCGTGCTCTGGTGAAAATTCTTTTGCCTTGCAGGATTTTGTAG TTGACAAGAAAAGCCATTTCTCCGGTAATAAAGGG GTGTTAGACGGTAGAATGCTAAGCCGAGAGAGCAGTCATCATG GTCTACAGATGCTCACCCAAATCTCTTCTGTGCCTTCCGAAAATGCTGGTGGAAATGTTCATTCTGGAGCACCCCCACCATGGTTTGAAGCAACTGAGGGATTTCAGATACATTCTATACCTGTTTTAGGAGGTGTAGCTTCCAATTCAAACATGTCTGGGAAGTCCAAAAAATTGAATCCAAAGCGAGTTGGAGCTGCTTGGGCAGAAAGGAGAAAGATTGAGCTGGAGAGGGAAAAGAGAGGAGAGGTTGTGCGAAATGAATATGATCCCACATGGCTTCCTAATTTTGGTAGAGTCTGGCAATCCGGTAGCAGAAAAGAATCCCGGAAAGAATTCGAGAAGGAGAAACGAAATTTATTCAATGTTGAAACTCAATCTGAGATGCCACTCAACATACAACCTTATGTTAGCAAAAGAATG CGCATGGAAGGAGGTGGTGATCAAGCAAATGGGTGA
- the LOC112708149 gene encoding acetolactate synthase 3, chloroplastic, producing MAAATSRTPFSTVSPSSSTSSSHSTFPNRVLRSTLPFSSILTNNKKHHSLKISNTISNNPKPRPPSATTTITTTAPSIATRPPAGEPRKGADILVEALEREGVTTVFAYPGGASMEIHQALTRSAVIRNVLPRHEQGGAFAAEGYARSSGLPGVCIATSGPGATNLVSGLADAMMDSIPIVAVTGQVPRRMIGTDAFQETPIVEVTRSITKHNYLVLDVDEIPRIVREAFFVATTGRPGPVLIDVPKDVQQQLAVPNWDLPVRVAGYVSRMPKIPSLAELESVVRLVSEAKKPVLYVGGGCLNCSEELRRFVEITGVPVASTLMGLGVYPVGGDDSLQMLGMHGTVYANYAVDKSDLLLAFGVRFDDRVTGKLEAFASRAKIVHIDIDSAEIGKNKIPHVSICADVKVALEGINGILEEKGVNKKNLGLEDWREELSVQKQKFPLSYKTFGDLISPQHAIQVLDELTNGDAIISTGVGQHQMWAAQFYKYKRPRQWLTSGGLGAMGFGLPAAIGAAVANPGTVVVDIDGDGSFIMNVQELATIKVENLPVKILLLNNQHLGMVVQWEDRFYKSNRAHTYLGNPTNEAEIFPNMLKFAEGCGIPAARVTKKEDLRAAIKKMLDTPGPYLLDVIVPHQEHVLPMIPSNGSFNDVITEGDGRTKY from the coding sequence ATGGCGGCAGCCACTTCCAGAACCCCATTCTCCACCGTATCTCCatcttcttccacttcctcttctCACTCCACCTTCCCAAACCGTGTTCTCAGATCCACGCTCCCATTTTCCTCCATTCTCACCAATAATAAGAAGCACCATTCCCTCAAAATATCAAACACCATCTCAAACAACCCTAAACCACGACCACCATCCGctaccaccaccatcaccaccaccgcaCCCTCCATCGCCACTCGTCCTCCCGCCGGCGAGCCTCGCAAGGGCGCAGATATCCTCGTGGAGGCTCTGGAGCGTGAAGGCGTAACCACCGTCTTCGCCTACCCCGGCGGCGCGTCGATGGAGATCCACCAAGCTCTGACGCGCTCCGCCGTCATCCGTAATGTCCTTCCCCGCCACGAACAAGGCGGCGCCTTCGCCGCCGAGGGTTACGCCCGCTCCTCCGGCCTCCCCGGCGTCTGCATCGCCACCTCCGGTCCCGGCGCCACCAACCTCGTGTCCGGCCTCGCCGACGCGATGATGGACTCAATCCCTATCGTCGCCGTGACCGGCCAGGTTCCCCGCCGCATGATCGGAACCGACGCATTTCAAGAAACCCCAATCGTTGAGGTAACTCGATCTATCACGAAGCATAATTaccttgttcttgatgttgatGAAATCCCTAGGATTGTTAGAGAGGCATTTTTTGTAGCTACTACTGGTAGACCTGGACCTGTTTTGATTGATGTTCCTAAAGATGTTCAGCAACAATTGGCGGTTCCCAATTGGGATTTGCCTGTTAGGGTTGCTGGTTATGTTTCTAGGATGCCAAAGATTCCAAGTTTGGCGGAATTAGAGAGCGTTGTGAGGCTAGTTTCGGAGGCGAAGAAACCGGTTTTGTATGTTGGTGGTGGTTGTTTGAATTGTAGTGAGGAATTGAGAAGGTTTGTGGAGATTACGGGTGTTCCGGTAGCGAGTACTTTGATGGGCCTTGGTGTTTACCCTGTTGGTGGTGATGATTCTCTTCAGATGTTGGGGATGCATGGAACTGTTTATGCTAATTATGCTGTTGATAAGAGTGATTTGTTGCTTGCATTTGGGGTTAGGTTTGATGATCGTGTAACCGGGAAGCTTGAGGCTTTCGCGAGTAGGGCGAAGATTGTGCACATTGATATTGATTCTGCTGAGATTGGGAAGAACAAGATCCCACACGTGTCGATTTGCGCAGATGTGAAAGTGGCATTGGAAGGGATCAATGGGATCTTGGAGGAAAAGGGGGTCAATAAAAAGAATCTTGGTCTTGAGGATTGGAGGGAAGAGCTGAGTGTGCAGAAGCAGAAGTTCCCATTGAGTTATAAGACTTTTGGTGATCTGATTTCGCCGCAGCATGCAATTCAGGTTCTTGATGAGCTCACAAATGGGGATGCAATCATTAGTACCGGTGTAGGTCAGCATCAGATGTGGGCGGCACAGTTTTACAAGTACAAGAGGCCGAGGCAGTGGTTGACATCAGGGGGTCTTGGCGCTATGGGTTTCGGCTTGCCTGCTGCAATTGGCGCAGCTGTGGCTAACCCTGGAACCGTCGTTGTTGACATCGATGGGGATGGTAGCTTCATCATGAATGTGCAAGAGTTGGCAACCATAAAGGTGGAGAATCTACCGGTTAAGATTCTGTTGTTGAATAATCAGCACTTGGGTATGGTTGTTCAGTGGGAAGACAGGTTCTACAAGTCCAATAGAGCTCACACATACCTCGGCAACCCTACGAATGAGGCTGAGATTTTTCCAAACATGTTGAAGTTCGCCGAGGGTTGTGGAATACCAGCAGCACGTGTGACGAAGAAGGAAGATCTTAGAGCCGCAATCAAGAAGATGCTGGACACGCCCGGCCCTTACCTTCTTGATGTGATTGTGCCTCATCAAGAGCATGTCTTGCCAATGATCCCAAGTAATGGATCCTTCAATGATGTGATTACTGAGGGTGATGGAAGAACTAAATACTAA